One segment of Deinococcus seoulensis DNA contains the following:
- a CDS encoding DUF7662 domain-containing protein — MKTLTVTVSENGQQIAQFEIASESNVADIWKAIEPLRTDKAVPVPIKVGRKYSRLAQAFSQLTDTDTQLSFAQIEDWLGERLPASAREHRAWWANDPSHAQARAWMAPGWRSQDVDLASETLRFRKHQE; from the coding sequence ATGAAGACACTCACGGTCACCGTCTCGGAAAACGGCCAGCAGATCGCGCAGTTCGAGATTGCCAGCGAGTCCAACGTCGCCGACATCTGGAAGGCGATAGAGCCACTCAGAACGGACAAAGCCGTGCCAGTGCCTATCAAGGTCGGCCGGAAATACAGCCGTCTCGCCCAGGCGTTTTCTCAGTTGACCGACACCGACACCCAGCTCTCATTCGCGCAGATCGAAGACTGGCTGGGGGAACGCCTGCCTGCATCCGCCAGGGAACACCGGGCCTGGTGGGCGAATGATCCATCCCACGCACAGGCACGCGCCTGGATGGCTCCAGGGTGGCGTTCTCAGGATGTCGATCTCGCCAGTGAAACACTGCGTTTCAGAAAACACCAGGAATGA
- a CDS encoding class I SAM-dependent methyltransferase: MKGTTVSHHFTTEPMSVILPAVRDRLRAAGEVSFEVPDPDAGLGRYAGEGTPHGTHRPWSTWTDLADLLGAHLLTPDRAGEGRVRLTLRAHAPARDPDHAGYGPDGDWARVNKLEDPIFLATFVEALRRVQPPQGGRVLALGVNAGHELHALPLAFPDRTFEVVGVDLDPAAAQAARERWPQAVIHAADVNALPPELGRFDLILALSLLQSPGVTQDVLLATLRRHHLSPGGGLILGYPNARYRDGTLSYGARMRNYARPDLSLLAADVTNARRGLQKHGFKVFVTGKYEVLLTAIPAHTTTPTDLEL, translated from the coding sequence ATGAAAGGGACAACAGTGTCGCACCACTTCACGACCGAACCCATGAGCGTCATCCTCCCCGCCGTGCGTGACCGGCTGCGCGCGGCGGGCGAGGTAAGTTTCGAGGTGCCCGACCCCGACGCGGGCCTGGGCCGCTACGCGGGCGAGGGAACCCCGCACGGCACGCACCGCCCCTGGAGCACCTGGACAGACCTCGCCGATTTGCTCGGCGCGCACCTGCTGACCCCGGACCGGGCAGGGGAGGGCCGGGTGCGCCTGACCCTGCGCGCCCACGCTCCTGCCCGCGACCCGGACCATGCCGGGTACGGCCCGGACGGCGACTGGGCACGTGTGAACAAGCTGGAGGACCCCATCTTCCTGGCGACGTTCGTCGAGGCGCTGCGCCGCGTGCAGCCCCCCCAGGGCGGGCGGGTGCTGGCGCTGGGCGTGAACGCCGGGCATGAACTGCACGCCCTGCCCCTGGCCTTCCCGGACCGCACCTTCGAGGTGGTGGGTGTGGACCTTGACCCGGCCGCCGCGCAGGCCGCCCGCGAACGCTGGCCCCAGGCGGTCATCCACGCGGCGGACGTGAACGCCCTGCCGCCCGAACTGGGCCGCTTCGACCTGATCCTGGCCCTGAGCCTCCTCCAGAGCCCCGGCGTCACGCAGGACGTGCTGCTGGCCACCCTGCGCCGCCACCACCTGAGCCCCGGCGGCGGCCTGATCCTGGGGTACCCGAACGCCCGCTACCGGGACGGCACCCTCTCGTACGGCGCCCGGATGCGCAACTACGCCCGCCCGGACCTGAGCCTGCTCGCCGCCGACGTCACGAACGCCCGGCGCGGCCTCCAGAAACACGGCTTCAAGGTGTTCGTGACCGGCAAGTACGAGGTGCTCCTGACCGCCATTCCGGCCCACACGACCACCCCCACCGACCTGGAGTTGTAG